One region of Juglans regia cultivar Chandler chromosome 4, Walnut 2.0, whole genome shotgun sequence genomic DNA includes:
- the LOC108987799 gene encoding transcription initiation factor IIB-2-like, producing MSDAYCSDCKRQTEVVFDHSAGDTVCSECGLVLESHSIDETSEWRTFANESGDNDPVRVGGPTNPLLADGGLSTVIAKPNGATGEFLSSSLGRWQNRGSNPDRGLILAFKTIATMSDRLGLVATIKDRANEIYKRVEDQKSSRGRNQDALLAACLYIACRQEDKPRTVKEICSVANGATKKEIGRAKEYIVKQLGLENGQSVEMGTIHAGDFMRRFCSNLGMNNQAVKAAQEAVTKSEEFDIRRSPISIAAAVIYIITQLSDDKKPLKDISVATGVAEGTIRNSYKDLYPHVSKIIPGWYAKEEDLKNLCSP from the exons ATGTCCGACGCGTATTGCTCAGACTGCAAAAGGCAGACGGAGGTGGTGTTCGACCACTCTGCGGGGGATACTGTGTGCTCCGAGTGCGGCCTCGTTCTCGAGTCCCACTCCATCGACGAGACCTCCGAGTGGCGAACTTTCGCCAACGAATCGGGCGATAACGATCCCGTCCGTGTCGGCGGCCCCACCAACCCCCTCTTGGCCGACGGTGGCCTTTCCACCGTCATAGCCAAACCCAACGGTGCCACCGGTGAGTTCCTCTCGTCCTCACTCGGCCGCTGGCAGAACCGCGGCTCCAACCCCGATCGGGGGCTAATCCTCGCCTTCAAGACCATCGCCACTATGTCTGATAG GTTAGGCCTTGTTGCAACCATTAAG GACCGAGCTAATGAGATATATAAGAGGGTGGAAGATCAGAAGTCTAGTAGAGGAAGAAACCAGGATGCACTATTGGCTGCTTGCCTGTACATTGCTTGTCGACAAGAAGATAAGCCACGCACTGTAAAGG AAATTTGCTCTGTCGCCAATGGAGCCACAAAGAAGGAAATTGGCCGAGCAAAAGAATACATAGTGAAACAACTGGGGTTGGAGAATGGCCAGTCGGTGGAAATGGGAACAATTCATGCTGGGGACTTCATG AGACGATTTTGTTCCAATCTTGGTATGAATAATCAAGCGGTTAAAGCTGCTCAAGAAGCTGTTACAAAGTCAGAAGAGTTTGATATAAG GAGGAGCCCTATATCAATTGCAGCAGCAGTCATTTACATTATCACCCAGCTTTCAGATGATAAGAAACCTCTTAAAG ATATTTCAGTTGCTACTGGAGTTGCAGAAGGGACAATAAGGAATTCCTACAAGGATCTTTATCCCCATGTGTCAAAGATAATTCCAGGCTGGTATGCCAAGGAGGAGGATCTCAAGAACCTTTGCAGCCCTTGA
- the LOC108987793 gene encoding beta-1,2-xylosyltransferase XYXT1-like, whose product MVQFHLHHHRWRKGEKNIEEDEESQLQALIIECGSTSCYYKRTRPKLLSLLFLLIFSFHLFSCGTTFSLFHSFGVEKERPFADMNANTPVCSSISNGTICCDRSSIRSDICIMNGDVRTHPASSSVFLYIARDSDGVINYGEEEGYEELKLERIRPYTRKWETSVMGSIGELNLIAKKVNHGIKHHCDVWHDVPAVFFSTGGYTGNLYHEFNDGILPLYITSQHLNKKVVFVILEYHDWWILKYGDVLSQLSDYPAINFSGDNRTHCFPEAIVGLRIHDELTVDSSLMEGKKSINDFQNLLDQAYWPRIRGLIQDEEREAQEKLEQKLSLSPTSETWIVMEREVEEEQLEKPKLVILSRNGSREITNQNLLVKMAEEIGFQVEELMPVRTSELARIYRVLNSSDVMVGVHGAALTHFLYMRPGSVFIQIIPLGTAWAAETYFGEPVRKLGLKYIGYEIITEESSLYDKYDKGDPVLRDPDSVNEKGWQYTKSIYLEDQNVRLDLRRFRKQLVRAYDHIAKMKGHVHLQPWAIIRGEGYA is encoded by the exons ATGGTGCagtttcatcttcatcatcaccgGTGGAGAAAAGGTGAGAAAAATATCGAAGAAGATGAGGAGTCTCAACTACAAGCCCTTATTATAGAATGTGGAAGCACCAGTTGTTACTACAAGAGAACCAGGCCCAAGCTACTATCCCTCCTCTTTctccttattttttcttttcacctcTTCAGCTGTGGCACCACCTTCTCTCTTTTCC ATTCATTTGGAGTAGAAAAAGAACGCCCTTTTGCTGATATGAATGCAAATACTCCCGTGTGTTCTTCGATCTCAAATG GAACTATATGTTGTGATAGAAGCAGTATTCGTTCTGATATATGTATCATGAACGGGGATGTAAGAACACACCCTGCTTCTTCTTCAGTCTTCCTTTACATCGCAAGAGACTCCGATGGTGTCATTAATTATGGGGAGGAAGAGGGATATGAAGAACTCAAACTCGAAAGAATCAGACCCTATACACGGAAATGGGAAACAAGTGTCATGGGCAGCATCGGTGAATTAAACCTTATTGCAAAGAAAGTGAATCATGGTATAAAACATCACTGTGATGTCTGGCATGATGTTCCAGCTGTGTTCTTCTCAACCGGAGGATATACAGGTAATCTTTATCACGAATTTAATGATGGGATTCTGCCATTGTACATCACTTCACAGCATTTGAACAAGAAGGTTGTGTTTGTCATTCTTGAATATCATGACTGGTGGATTCTGAAGTATGGAGATGTACTTTCTCAGCTCTCTGATTATCCAGCAATAAATTTTAGTGGGGACAATAGAACTCATTGCTTCCCAGAAGCCATTGTTGGTCTGAGAATCCATGATGAGCTCACTGTGGACTCTTCGTTAATGGAGGGAAAAAAGAGCATTAATGATTTTCAAAATCTTCTAGACCAAGCTTACTGGCCACGAATCAGGGGTTTGATCCAAGATGAGGAACGAGAAGCGCAAGAGAAACTGGAACAAAAGCTTTCTTTGTCCCCGACATCAGAAACCTGGATTGTAATGGAAAGGGAAGTGGAAGAGGAACAATTAGAGAAGCCTAAACTGGTGATTTTATCACGGAATGGGTCTAGGGAGATAACTAATCAGAACTTATTGGTGAAAATGGCGGAGGAAATTGGGTTTCAAGTTGAAGAGTTGATGCCTGTCCGAACATCAGAATTGGCAAGGATTTATAGGGTTCTTAATTCAAGTGATGTTATGGTTGGGGTCCATGGTGCAGCTCTGACCCATTTTCTCTATATGAGACCTGGCTCTGTGTTTATTCAAATTATTCCACTTGGAACTGCATGGGCGGCAGAGACATATTTTGGAGAGCCTGTAAGGAAGCTTGGTTTAAAGTATATTGGCTATGAAATTATAACTGAAGAGAGCTCACTGTATGATAAATACGATAAGGGTGATCCAGTTCTTAGAGACCCAGACAGCGTGAATGAAAAGGGATGGCAATACACAAAAAGCATCTATCTTGAAGATCAAAATGTGAGACTAGACTTGAGAAGATTTAGGAAGCAGTTGGTACGTGCTTATGACCACATTGCTAAAATGAAGGGACATGTTCATCTCCAACCATG GGCGATCATAAGAGGAGAAGGATATGCTTGA